A single Natranaerobius thermophilus JW/NM-WN-LF DNA region contains:
- the folD gene encoding bifunctional methylenetetrahydrofolate dehydrogenase/methenyltetrahydrofolate cyclohydrolase FolD, whose protein sequence is MSASLIKGSDVAKEIRSDLQKDVEDLKSQGVTPHLAVVLVGEDSASQTYVNMKEKTAGKVGIESTVKRLPTNVEEDELLRLIDELNKDDSVHGILVQLPLPYHIDEYKILNAIDQYKDVDSFHPVNVGNLTIGQKRFTPCTPAGIMKLLDSIDYDLNGKHAVVLGRSNIVGKPISLLLLERNATVSICHSRTKDLTEMTKSADLLIVAVGRPEIVTGKMIKPGAVVIDVGVNKVDDKLIGDVEFESAKEVAGWITPVPGGVGPMTITMLLNNTIEAARRCLNEQ, encoded by the coding sequence GTGAGTGCGAGTTTAATAAAAGGTTCAGATGTGGCTAAGGAAATTCGCTCCGATTTACAAAAGGATGTTGAGGATTTAAAATCTCAAGGCGTCACACCACATTTGGCTGTTGTCTTGGTGGGAGAAGATTCGGCTTCACAGACTTATGTGAATATGAAAGAAAAAACTGCAGGTAAAGTGGGAATTGAATCAACGGTTAAAAGATTACCAACTAACGTTGAAGAAGATGAACTATTGCGATTGATAGATGAGCTTAATAAAGATGACAGTGTACACGGTATTTTAGTTCAACTTCCGCTTCCTTATCATATTGACGAATATAAAATCCTTAATGCAATAGATCAATATAAAGATGTGGATAGTTTTCATCCAGTAAATGTAGGAAACCTTACCATTGGACAAAAGAGGTTTACTCCATGTACCCCAGCCGGTATCATGAAGTTATTGGATTCCATCGATTATGATTTGAACGGTAAACATGCAGTGGTATTGGGTAGAAGTAATATAGTAGGCAAACCAATATCTCTGCTCTTGTTAGAACGAAATGCGACTGTATCTATCTGTCATTCCAGGACAAAGGACCTGACAGAAATGACAAAATCCGCCGATCTTTTGATAGTTGCTGTAGGGCGGCCTGAGATAGTAACTGGAAAAATGATTAAACCAGGAGCTGTAGTGATTGATGTGGGAGTTAATAAAGTTGATGATAAGCTAATCGGGGATGTTGAATTTGAATCTGCCAAAGAAGTTGCTGGATGGATTACACCTGTACCAGGCGGTGTTGGCCCTATGACCATCACAATGCTTTTAAATAATACCATCGAGGCTGCCAGGAGATGTCTGAACGAACAGTAA
- the nusB gene encoding transcription antitermination factor NusB encodes MSRRTAREASMKLVFQMAFNDDHVDEVGAEDILAQAKEELNYNNYQYIETVVSRTESNLQKIDEYIEKFSENWKIDRLSKVDLSILRLAISEILFFDDIPTRVSINEAVELAKKFSTDKASGYINGILDQVANQLNKAR; translated from the coding sequence ATGAGTAGACGAACTGCTAGAGAGGCAAGTATGAAATTAGTATTCCAAATGGCATTTAATGATGATCATGTAGATGAAGTAGGAGCGGAAGATATTCTGGCACAAGCCAAAGAAGAGCTTAACTATAATAACTATCAATACATAGAAACGGTAGTTTCTCGTACTGAATCAAATTTACAAAAGATTGATGAGTACATCGAAAAGTTTTCTGAAAACTGGAAAATAGACCGATTGAGCAAGGTTGATCTAAGTATATTGCGGTTAGCTATTAGTGAAATTTTATTTTTTGATGATATTCCCACTCGAGTTTCGATCAATGAAGCTGTAGAACTAGCTAAAAAATTCAGTACAGATAAAGCCTCCGGGTATATTAATGGAATTCTTGACCAAGTTGCTAATCAATTGAATAAGGCGCGGTGA
- a CDS encoding DUF2273 domain-containing protein, which translates to MDREYLMYLLENYFGRIVGVVIGFLIALIFIFFGFWRGLITIILMGLGFFVGRFWDKEKRLPDSIEKFLPPRR; encoded by the coding sequence ATGGATCGGGAATACCTTATGTACTTACTCGAAAATTATTTTGGTAGGATTGTAGGAGTTGTTATTGGTTTTTTAATTGCCTTAATTTTTATTTTCTTTGGATTTTGGCGTGGTTTGATTACAATAATACTAATGGGACTAGGTTTTTTTGTGGGACGTTTTTGGGATAAAGAAAAAAGATTACCAGATTCTATAGAAAAATTTTTGCCTCCCAGGAGATAA
- the amaP gene encoding alkaline shock response membrane anchor protein AmaP, which translates to MQVLDRIIFFIGSLIILLLSITLIAYAIPLNLVINYIGTSLDYYTGTIEIGILGLVLLLIAFRSIWGVFKTESQAETVNHATEMGEVKISLQTIESMVIRAAQKEVKGIKEVKTNIKVSENGVIIYLRGKILADLEIPQVSEQLQKAVKENVESQAGINVKEVKVLVENITTEASRPAK; encoded by the coding sequence ATGCAGGTGCTTGATAGAATTATATTTTTTATTGGCAGTTTGATTATTTTGTTGCTGTCCATTACCTTGATCGCTTATGCAATCCCTTTAAACTTGGTTATTAACTACATAGGGACAAGCTTGGATTATTACACAGGAACAATTGAGATAGGAATACTAGGTCTAGTATTATTATTAATTGCATTTAGATCAATATGGGGAGTGTTTAAAACAGAATCTCAAGCAGAAACAGTTAATCATGCTACTGAAATGGGAGAAGTTAAAATTTCCCTTCAAACAATCGAGAGTATGGTGATCAGGGCAGCACAAAAAGAGGTAAAAGGTATTAAGGAAGTAAAAACCAACATAAAAGTATCAGAAAATGGAGTAATTATCTATTTGAGAGGGAAAATCCTTGCCGATCTTGAAATTCCTCAAGTATCAGAACAGCTACAGAAAGCTGTTAAAGAAAATGTCGAATCTCAGGCTGGCATTAATGTAAAAGAAGTCAAAGTTTTAGTTGAAAATATAACTACTGAAGCTTCTCGTCCAGCTAAGTAG
- a CDS encoding Asp23/Gls24 family envelope stress response protein, which translates to MEYNSHTMAEKNELGHVRIGNNVIGVIAYLALSDFDEIYNVGGGISEGLSEFFGKKSQSKGINVELEEDNVFIDVNVDIKYGTKIPDVSKAAQEAVKEAVENMTGFSVTNVNVNIQRVRFPDEG; encoded by the coding sequence ATGGAATATAATTCACATACTATGGCTGAAAAAAATGAATTAGGGCATGTCAGAATTGGTAACAATGTAATAGGTGTGATAGCTTATCTAGCTTTAAGTGACTTTGATGAAATATACAATGTGGGAGGAGGAATTTCTGAAGGCCTTAGTGAATTTTTTGGTAAAAAATCACAATCTAAGGGTATTAACGTGGAGTTAGAAGAAGATAATGTCTTTATTGATGTGAACGTAGATATAAAATACGGGACAAAAATACCTGATGTTTCAAAAGCAGCCCAGGAGGCTGTTAAGGAAGCAGTAGAAAATATGACAGGTTTTTCAGTAACAAATGTCAATGTAAATATTCAAAGAGTTAGATTCCCAGATGAAGGATAA